Proteins from a genomic interval of Rattus norvegicus strain BN/NHsdMcwi chromosome 2, GRCr8, whole genome shotgun sequence:
- the Lce1e gene encoding late cornified envelope 1E, with product MSCQQNQQQCQPPPKCPPKCQTPKCPPKCPPKCPPKCPPVSSCCSLGSGGCCSSGGCCGSSSGGCCSSGGGGCCLSHHRPRRSFRRHRHSSGCCSSGGSSGCCGSSGCCGSSGCCSSSGCCGSSGGSSGCCGSGQQSGDCC from the coding sequence ATGTCCTGCCAGCAGAATCAGCAGCAGTGCCAACCCCCTCCTAAGTGCCCTCCCAAGTGCCAGACTCCTAAATGCCCTCCAAAGTGCCCCCCTAAGTGCCCTCCCAAGTGCCCCCCTGTGTCTTCCTGCTGTAGCCTGGGTTCTGGGGGCTGCTGCAGCTCTGGTGGCTGCTGTGGCTCCAGCTCTGGTGGCTGCTGCAGCTCTGGGGGAGGAGGCTGCTGCCTGAGCCACCACAGACCCCGCAGATCTTTCCGTCGCCATCGCCACAGCTCTGGATGCtgcagcagtggtggcagcagtggcTGCTGTGGCAGCAGTGGCTGTTGTGGCAGCAGTGGTTGCTGTAGCAGCAGTGGCTGCTgtggcagcagtggtggcagcagtggtTGCTGTGGCAGTGGCCAGCAGTCTGGGGACTGCTGCTGA
- the Kplce gene encoding skin-specific protein 32, with amino-acid sequence MCDQQKQPQFLPSCVKGSGMGVGQGSDGASGKGQVSGQIQTVDASGPAPCQPQTIVRYSAAVPAQTYVKYQVPCQTKTYVKCPTPCQTYVKCPAPCQTTYVKCPAPCQTTYVKCPAPCQTTYVKCPAPCQTTYVKCPAPCQTTYVKCPAPCQTTTVKCPAPCQTTSVKCPAPCQAQTYYVQYQAPGQTYYTQASSSGSGSQGCVPDPCSAPCSTSYCYLAPRTFGVSPLRRWVQRPQGWNTGSSSCCEDSGCCSSGGCGGCGSGGCGSGDCGGCGCGCGSGCCCLGIIPMRSRGPACCDHEDDCCC; translated from the coding sequence ATGTGTGACCAGCAGAAGCAACCACAGTTCCTTCCATCTTGTGTGAAGGGTTCTGGAATGGGAGTGGGGCAAGGTAGTGACGGTGCCTCTGGAAAAGGCCAGGTTTCAGGGCAGATCCAAACTGTTGATGCTTCAGGGCCGGCTCCCTGCCAGCCTCAAACCATTGTGAGATACTCAGCTGCAGTTCCTGCTCAAACTTATGTCAAATACCAAGTTCCGTGCCAGACCAAAACCTACGTGAAATGCCCAACTCCCTGCCAGACATACGTGAAATGTCCAGCCCCATGCCAGACGACTTATGTAAAATGTCCAGCCCCATGCCAGACGACTTATGTGAAATGTCCAGCCCCATGCCAGACAACCTACGTGAAATGCCCAGCCCCATGCCAGACAACCTATGTAAAATGTCCAGCCCCATGCCAGACGACCTACGTGAAATGTCCAGCTCCATGTCAGACAACTACTGTGAAGTGCCCAGCCCCGTGCCAGACGACTTCTGTCAAATGTCCAGCTCCCTGCCAGGCTCAGACGTATTATGTCCAGTACCAGGCTCCTGGCCAGACTTATTATACTCAGGCTTCTTCAAGTGGCTCGGGATCTCAGGGCTGTGTTCCTGATCCATGCTCTGCCCCCTGTTCCACCAGCTACTGCTATTTGGCTCCCCGGACCTTTGGGGTGAGTCCTCTGAGACGCTGGGTCCAGCGGCCTCAAGGATGGAACACAGGATCTTCTAGCTGCTGTGAGGATTCTGGGTGCTGCAGCTCTGGAGGCTGCGGAGGCTGTGGCTCTGGAGGCTGTGGCTCTGGGGACTGCGGAGGTTGcggctgtggctgtggctctgGGTGCTGCTGTTTGGGCATTATTCCCATGAGGTCCAGAGGTCCTGCATGCTGTGATCATGAGGATGATTGTTGCTGTTAA